One Chitinophagaceae bacterium C216 genomic window carries:
- the ydjG gene encoding NADH-specific methylglyoxal reductase, producing the protein MKRQLGTNGPLVSAVGLGCMGMSGVYGQSNEADAIATIKRALELGHNFLDTADFYHAGHNEMLIGEAISGIRKQAFLSVKTGMMMSPSGYSRVNGRPDYIHNAVMNSLQRLKTDYIDLYTLARVDPTVPIEESVGAMADLVAKGIVRHLGLSEVSATTIRKAARIHPITAVQTEYSLWTRDIEAETLPTIRELGIGLVAYSPLSRGFLSGTIKKPEDIEDHRRFMPRFQGENFYKNLELVDRIKILANKKGCTPSQLAIAWVLAQGNDIITIPGTKRIKYLEENIAAANIQLTWEELQSINAIIPPNMVAGERYPEKFMSMLNK; encoded by the coding sequence ATGAAAAGACAACTTGGAACAAACGGCCCCCTCGTATCCGCAGTAGGATTAGGCTGCATGGGCATGTCCGGCGTTTATGGACAAAGCAATGAGGCAGATGCCATTGCCACAATAAAAAGAGCTCTAGAACTGGGACATAATTTTCTAGATACGGCTGATTTCTATCATGCTGGCCACAACGAAATGCTTATAGGAGAAGCTATTTCGGGGATAAGAAAGCAAGCATTCCTTTCTGTAAAAACAGGTATGATGATGTCTCCCTCAGGGTATAGCCGAGTAAATGGTCGCCCGGACTATATCCACAATGCAGTAATGAATAGTTTACAACGGCTTAAGACTGATTACATTGATTTATATACGCTAGCGAGAGTGGATCCTACTGTCCCCATTGAAGAATCTGTAGGTGCCATGGCCGATCTTGTCGCTAAGGGTATTGTCCGTCACCTTGGGCTTTCAGAGGTATCAGCAACAACCATTCGCAAAGCGGCTCGCATACACCCGATAACTGCAGTGCAAACAGAGTATTCTCTCTGGACACGCGATATTGAAGCTGAAACTTTGCCTACTATAAGAGAGCTAGGAATAGGCCTTGTAGCATACTCTCCGCTCAGTCGAGGTTTTTTAAGCGGCACCATAAAAAAACCTGAAGACATCGAAGATCATCGCAGATTTATGCCCCGCTTTCAAGGAGAAAACTTTTATAAAAACCTAGAATTGGTAGATAGAATAAAAATATTAGCTAACAAAAAAGGCTGTACGCCTTCCCAATTAGCTATTGCGTGGGTTCTTGCCCAAGGAAATGACATCATCACAATTCCAGGCACCAAGCGCATTAAATATCTGGAAGAAAATATTGCAGCAGCAAATATTCAGCTCACCTGGGAAGAATTGCAAAGTATAAATGCCATAATACCACCCAATATGGTAGCGGGCGAGCGCTATCCGGAGAAGTTTATGAGTATGTTAAATAAATAA